AAACGGACTGGACATCGACCGAGGGATCGTACAATCCACCCGCAATCAGAATATTTTTTACTTTGTCGAGGCGTTTGTTCTCTTTTTGGATATCGTGTAAGGATACCGCAAATAGTGAGACAAAAAGAGAACAGACCAGACAAAGGGCCACCGCAACAAAGATCGTTTTTTGGATGCTGTCATTCTGCACGGGCCAGTCTCCTTTTGATATTGCGGTCGATAAAGACGCGGTCGATGATGGGCGCGAATACGTTGGCGAATAATATGGCCAGCATGATGCCTTCGGGATAGGCCGGGTTGGTTACGCGGATTAGTACTGTCATGACGCCTATTAAAATACCATAGACCCATTTGCCCTGGCGCGTCATGGCTGCGCTGACTGGATCGGTTGCCATGAATACAGTGCCAAATGCAAAGCCGCCGATGACGAAATGCCAGGCCGGAGATACGTTGAGTAGCGGGTTGGTGGTGCTGCCGATCCAGTTGAAGAATAGTGCAGATACGATCATGCCGATGGTTACACCAGCCATGATTTGCCACGAGCCAACGCGGGTTAATATCAAGACGCCTGCGCCCAATAAACAGCAAAGGGTTGAGGTTTCTCCCATGGATCCCGGGATCAGACCGATAAAGGACTCCCACCATGTGTAATCCAGCTGGATATGGGTATCGGCATAGGCCGCTAATGGCGTTGCCTGGCTATATCCATCGACGGCGATCCAGACTGCATCGCCCGAGATTTGCGCGGGATAGGCAAAATAGAGAAATGCGCGGCCCGTGAGCGCGGGGTTTAAGAAGTTCATTCCCACGCCGCCGAAAATTTCTTTGCCTATTACGACGCCAAAGATGATGCCAAGGGCAACCTGCCACAGGGGTATCAGGGGCGGCATTGTCAGAGGGAATAGCGTGCTGGTGACGAGAAATCCCTCGTTGATCTCGTGTTTGCGAATGACTGCAAAGATGGCTTCGCAGATGCCACCTGCGGCTATGGTTACGAGTTGTACGGGTACAAAATAAATGGCGCCTATCGCAAAACAACTGATTACATCGGAAGGCAGGAAAGACAGGCCCAGTGCCTGGGCGAGCCAGACGTGCCAATCGCCAGTGCCGATTGCGCCGATATTTTGATAGGCCAGGCTCGCTTGCAAGCCCGTATTGTAAAGGGCAAATAAAATACAGGGTTGTAGCGAGAGTACGACTGTGATCATCATGCGCTTCAGGTCCATGCCGTCGCGCACATGTGCATCTGCCTGGGTGACTTCACCGGGGGTGTAAAGGAATGTATCCCCAGCTTCGTAAAACGGATACAGTTTTTCGAGTTTGCCGCCTTCTTCGAAGTGTTCGGCCTGTTTGTCCAATAAATCGCGTAGAGGCTTCACTATCCTTCCTTTTCAATTTCGGTGAGGTTTTCGCGCAGAATAGGCCCAAAATCCATTTTTGACGAGCACGAAAATGTGCATAGTGATAGGTCTTCTTCCTCCAGTTCCAGGATGCCGAGTTTTTCGGCGTCGTCGAGGTCGCGGGTGACGAGTGCCCGAATCAGAAAGTTGGGCAAGATGTCCAGCGGCATGACGTCGTCGTAATTGCCATGCGGCACGAGCGCGCGATGGCTGCCATTGGTGGAGGTGTTTAATTTGAGGCGCTGCCCGAAGAACATTTTGGACAGGGCCAGGTTCTTGATGGTGAAAAATTCGAATCCCGGCGTGATCCAGCCCAAAAAGGCGCGTTTGTTGCCTTCTTCAAGTGCGGTAATTTGCTGGTGATATCGCCCCAAAAAGGCGCGGGTTTCATCTGCTTTGCGCCCGGAGAGGACAGAGCCGCTGATGATCCGATTTTCGACGTTTTCGAGTTCGCCTTCTACGAGGTCCATTATTGAAGCACCCAGGCGGGTGCGGATCAGTTTGGGGTGTTTTACTGTTGGTCCGCCCAGGGCGACTATGCGTTCGGTCATTATCCGCCCGGTTGTGAACAGATGCCCATAGGCTATGACATCCTGTAGCCCGATGTGCCAGACTGTTTTGTTGCGGTGGACGGGGTCTAAGAAGTGGATGTGCGTGCCGACCAATCCAGCGGGGTGCGGTCCAGTAAATTCTTCGACCTGGATGCGGTCGTCGATTTCGGGCAGGTCTAATTCGGGGTCTCTGCAGAGAAAAATTGTCCCTTCTACGAGTTTTGAGACGATTTTCAAGCCCAATGCAAAATTTTTTTCCTGTCCGGCCAATACACGCGCCATGTCCGGGGATAGGGGATTGGTGTCCATCGCGTTGACAAAGATGGATCGGGGTTCTGTCGCGGGGTCGGCTACTTTGCCAAATGGTCGCGCTCTCAAGGCGGTCCACTGTCCGGATGCGATGAGTTGTTTTTTGACTGTTTCCCGGTCCAGGTTGTCGATTTCATCTTCTCGATGAGATTCAAAGGTGATTTCATCGTTGCCTTCCAGGCGAATGACCATGGATAAAAAGGCGCGTTTTGCCCCTCGATGTATAGAAATTACCTCGCCTGCACCGGGTGAGGTATAGAGAACACCTTCCATTTTTTTGTCGGTGAACAATACATCGCCGAGTTTGACGCGATCTCCCACTTGAGCCACGATTGTGGGGCGCATGCCCACATAATCTTCACCTGAGAGTGCTACGGTCTGGACGGGCTTGCCATTTTGTACTGTGGATTGATCGGGTACGCCGCTAATGGGAAGGTCGAGTCCCTGTTTAATTTTTGTCAATGCCATGAGGTCCTCAATTTTTTCCAATAAAAAAAGCAACCACAACTGTCAAATAGCCTTAATAAACAAGGGGGAGGACAGATAACGCGGTTGCTGTTTTGCAGGTGCTGTGAGCATCTGCAGGCATTGGAAACAAATCCATCGTAGTCCAGATAAAGAACAGATGTGTTGTTCAAAAATGCAATAGTTTTCTTGTTTGCGAATAAATTTATTATAAGCGTTTTTAATTGTCAAGCAAAAGGCGTTGGTATCGGAAGAAATAAATTATAGGGGTTCTCAATGTACCAATTCGATATAACGATCCTGAAAAAATTCATTTATTGACAACAAAGTGATTTTTTGATAGAATTTAAATATAGTCATAAATATGGTCATAATTTTTGAAAAGGAGTAAAGATGCCTTCAATTTCTAAAAGTAAATTGAAAGCCAATATGCTTCGTATATTTCGCGATATTGAAAATACCGGCGAAGAAATGATTGTCACAGATCACAATCGTCCTGTTTTACGCATTCAGCCTATTGGGCAAAAAAGGACAGTGGAAGAGGTGTTCGGTACCATTCAGGGCAAGGTCATCTACCGCGAAGATATCAATACACCGACCACCGACGAATGGAAAGATCTGTCATGATTGTTCTGGATACTTCAGCGCTCATATTCTGGACTCTGGATCGAGAGCGATTATCTCAAATCGCAGCACAAGCGATCTCAGACGCCGACCATATTGCCATCAGTTCTATCTCTATTTGGGAGATCGGCATAAAAGTTAAAAAGCAAAAACTCGCTATACCACTTTCTATCCAGGAATTTACGGATAAACTGAAAGCAATAGACCGCTTCGATATTCTGCCTGTAGATGCCCAGACCTGGATCAAGAACCTCGAACTCAATTGGGATCATGGCGATCCTGCTGATCGCACAATTGTTGCGACTGCCAGTTTGCACGCTTGCCCACTCGTCACCTCAGATTCTGCTATCCGCGCATTTTATTCACAGACTATCTGGTGAGGGCGATTTCAAAACTTTTACTGAAATGGAGTTGACGTGAAATATTTGATACTGAATTTGTGGATTATTTTGCTTCTGATATTACCCGGGCAGGCAACATCAGAAGTGGCGGATTCGCTGTCTGTTCTGGAGGAAGCCGTGAAGGTTGCGCCAAAAGATGGCGATGCCTGGGTCAGGTTGGGCAATGTGTATCTGAATGCGGGGGAGATCGAGAAGGCCGATCATGCGTTTCGCAAGGGGATTCGGTATGCCGGGTCGGCAGAGGCTTATGTGGGGTTGGGGCGGGTGTTTATGGCGCGGGGACGGACGCGCGCGCGACAGGGGTTGCAGTATTTTCGGATGGCGCGGGCAAAGGATCCGAAGTCGATAGATGCCGAGTTGTATCTGGCGCGGGCGAAGGTGATGCTGCGCGATCTGGATGCCGAGGATGCGTTTCGCCGCGTGATTGCAATGGCACCCGATTACGCGCCGGTGTATCTGGAATTGGCGGATTGGTATGTGAATAACAATTTCGAGATGTATTACGGCGAGATCCGCCTGTTGTACGAAAAGTATTTGAGGCTGAGGCCGGGTGATATCGAGGCGCTTTACGGATTGGCGGTGTCTTATACGGAGGAGCACAATTACCGATCTGTCGTTGAGATTGGCGAGATGGCGTTGATGAAGAATCCGGGCGAAGCGCGATTGTTGGCGTTACTTGCACAAGCTTATGCAGGTCTGGGCGATCCGGACCGGGCGCTGGAATTGTTCGCGCAGTATTTCAATGTGATTTCAGCAGAAGAACGGGCGCTTTACAAAGATTTGCAACTGGTGGCAAGGCCGGAGGAGTTGCAAGAATATGAATTGCTGCCAGAAGATGAACGCGCCGCGTTTTTGACGACGTTTTGGCGCAGGCGCGATTTGACGCTGATATCGGGAGGTCTTGCGCGAGAGGCTGAACACTATCGCCGGGTGTGGTTCGCGCGGACGCATTTTGCAAAAGCTGTGCAGCCGTGGGACAGGCGCGGCGAGGTTTATATTCGGTATGGTGAGCCGGATTATCGGTCGCGGTCACACGCGCCCAATGCGGTGCCGAGTGCCGAGGCTGAGGCGGTGAAGGAGCGGTTGGCTCTGGATATTGAGGGTGGTTTTGTGGCGTCGGGTGAAATGACTGAGGAGTCGTTTTTTGGCGGTGTGGAGGATGAACAGGCGGTTGGGGATTACGAGGGTGTTAATCTAACTGAACCGGCTTATCCCGTGGCGTTTGGCCCGCGGTCGATGCCGTGGGAGTCGTGGATTTACACGCAGGTTGGCGGCGGTGTGGAGTTTGTTTTTGTGGATGAGTTGCTCAATGGCAAGTGGCAGTTTCCCCCGCTGCCAGATGGTACGCGTCTGTCGGGCGAACGGCTGTCCGCGCTTTTGCGATCCCATCCGGGCGTGGTGTTGAACGATGTGGTGGCTTCCACACCGGAGTATTTTGATTTGCCGCCGGGGATTGAACCGCTGGCGTTTTATTACGATGTGGCGCGTTTTAGAGGGGAAGAGGGCAAGACCGGGGTCGAGGTGTATTACGGGGTGCCGACGCTGGAGGTGGGTATTGAAAATGAGAATGGGCATGTGCGCCGTTCAGTGGTGATTTCAGACGATGAGGGTGAGGAGGTGTTTCGGACTCGGGATGATTTGCATTTTGGGGGTATTGATTCCGGGCAGTTGAAGAAGGGGACATTTGTGCCCGATGTGGCTTATCTGGAGGTGCCACCTGGTACCTATCGCATGGCGGTGCATTTGGCCGATGTGCATTCGGGGAAGTGGGGGGTTTATGTGCAGGATCTGGAAGCGCCGGTATTTTCCGATTCGCTGGCGATGAGCGATCTGGAATTGGCGTGGGCTATTGGCGATAAGCAGGGGTTTCACGATAAGTACCGCAAGGGCGATGTGTGGGTGATGCCGATGCCGTCGCGCAGTTTTGTGAATGATCGCAGTGTGTTTGTCTATTATGAGGTCTATAATTTGCAACGCGATGAATTCGGGCAGACGCGATACAAGGTGTCCTATACGATCCAGCAGGATGTGCGGTCGGGGTCTTCGATTTTTGGGCTGTTGAGTGGGGGATTCAAAAGATTGATGGCGAGGAATAGAAAACCACAGGTGGCGGTGAGTTATGAGCATGTGGGGCGAGATGTGTGGGAGCCGATCCATCTGGAGCTGGATTCAAAAAAGATGATCCTGGGCCTCAATCAGGTTGAGGTTGAGGTGACGGATTTGTCGAGTGGTCAATCCGTGAAGCGCGAGGCTATTTTTAGATTGGAATCGCCGCAGGTAACTGAGAGGCAACGGGGAATTCAGGGCGATGATGTGCGGCAGGGTAGGCGTGGGAGGCGGGGTGGTGAACGACGGCGGTAGTGGTGAGTTTCAGAGACAAGCAAGAGGCGGTCACATATTGTGACCGCTTTTTTTATGTGCCGGGTGGTGTCCATCCCAGATCGCCGAATCGTCGGGAGGTGAGCGCGCGAATTTCGCGGGCGCGGGCGAGGGTTTCGTCGCGTTCTTCCCGAAGGGATTCGGGACGATAGACTTTGCCAGCCCGGATGGTGAGTACGGGATGGATGTTTTTGCGGCCGATTTCCAAATTGTCTCTGACGTCGCGAAATTGGAATTCGCCTTCGCGGATTTCAAAGGCCGATAGGTCTGCGACGGTGCCGATTTTGAGGGTGCCCAGATGCTCGCTTCTGCCAATGGCGGCTGCAGCAGCGGTGGTGGTTTGGCGGACGATGTCGGGGAGTTCGATACCCAGATTGAGCAGTTTAGAGGCGGTTTCCGGGAGGCTGTAAACGGGATCGTTGATTGAACCGGAGTGGATGTCGGTGCTGATGACGTCGGGGAGAAAGTCCTGAGCGAGGGCTTTTTTGGCGGTTTCAAAAAGGAAACTGCCGCCGCCGTGGCCGACGTCGAAGAGAATTCCCTGCTGGCGGGCATGGTGGACTTCGGGACGGATGATGTGCTGGCGGTTTAAAATGGTGTCGCCAATGGTGGCGTCTCCGTCTCCGCGATAGCAGTGGGTGACGATGTCGCCTGGGCGCAGTTCGGCCAGGATGTCGGAGAGGGAGACGCCAGCACCCATGTGGACCATGACGGGTGTGTGGGTCATGTCAGCGGCCCGAACGGCCAATTGTAAGGGGACGATACCGTTTTCTCCGGTGATGGTTTTGCTGATGCGTACTTTGACGCCTACGCAGGTTTCGGGATAGGTGTGGACGACGTAGGCGGTGCGTTCGGGGTCGGCATACTTGATGTCGGTCATTTCTCCGATGGGGCCGTAGGTAAGACCGATGCCGCTGATGTGGATAAAGGTGAGAATCTGGGTGCGGGCGGGGGTGGCGATGAAGTCGCGGAAGGCGAGGAAATTGGCCCAGCCGGGGCTGCCGGCGTCAACGATGGTGGTGACGCCGGTAGCGAGACAGAGGGCATCGGCTTGAATGCCCCAGGTGGTAGCGCCGGCAAAGACGTGGGCATGGATATCGATCCAGCCAGGAGTGAGGATTTTGCCAGTAAGGTCCAGGGTTTCTCTGGCGGGATCGGTAATGGATTCGGAGAGGGCAGCAATGGTGGCGTTTTGGATGGCGACATCGCGGATGGCGTTGATGTTTTGGGAGGGATCAATAACGGTGGCGTTTTTCAGGAGGAGGTCGTAGGGCATGAGGGTATTCCTCTTACTTCAAGTGCCGGTCGAAAAATTCAATGGTTCTGGGCCAGGATGTGCGGTCGCCTGCTTCGTTGTAGCGAGAGCCGGTGGCGTCCATGAAGGCGTGACCAGCGTTGGGGTAAGCGAAGAATTCGTGTTCTTTGTTGTGGCGGGTGAGTTCGGTGTCGAGGATTTTCATGTCTTCGGGGGATGGGTTCTGGTCTGCTTCGCCAAAATGGAACAGGAGCGGGCAGGCAATGTCGGCGGTTCGCTCGAAGGGAGATGGGATGTTTTCACCCAGGGCGGTCATTGTGTTGCCACCGTAATAGGCAACAGCGGCTTTGAAGCCGGGGACGGCGGCGGCCATAAGATAGGCTACGCGGCCACCCATGCAAAAGCCAGTGATGCCGAGGGCGTTGTTATCGACCTTGGGGTGATCGTTCAGGAAAGCAACGGTGGCTTCGATGTCGGCGATCATTTCCAGGTCTTTGAGGGTGCCTGGATTGCGTATGTCATTGATGCCCAGGCGGTGGTAGAGGTCGGGGGCTGCGGCGACATAGCCAGCTTCTGAGAGACGGTCGCACATGGCGTGAATGAAGGCATCGGTGCCACCCGCATGCATGCCGACGACGATACCGGGAAAGGGACCGTCGCCATCGGGAAGGGAGAGATAGAGGCCCAGGTTTTGGTCGTTAACGGGGATGGTTTCTGTGAAGGCTGGCATTGAGAGTCTCCTTTTTTGTTGTGTTTATCCCCTGCGATCGCTCCAGATATTATCGGCGTCGATGGGTTCTTCTGTGTGGACAATCCCCTGATCGTCAATGCCCAGGACGGGCAGTTCTTCGTGATAGTTGGCATAAGGTCCCCACATGACGGCGAGTTGCTCAGGTGTCATGCCGTCGATGTGTGACTGATCCCAATAATGCTCGGGCGGTGCAACTTCTTCTGCGGTTCCCTGCCGGGCAGACGTTCTGCTGGTGTATTTGTAGAGGATGGACCGGCGCTGGTGTTCTGCTTGCCAGGGCAAGGTGCCGTGCGTTTGCGCGCCGTCCATGAAAAAGAGGACATCTCCCGCTTTCATAGCGGGTTGAACGAGTACGTCCATGTCACTTTTGAAGTATTTGAGATCTTCGGGTATGATGTATTTGGATTTGTGCGATCCCGGTACGGCGACAAATCCGCCATCGCCTTTGCCGACGTCTGATAGTTGATAGGAGACTGTGACGCCGCCGCAGTGCATTGCGCCGTTTTGATTGCGATAGGCCACATAGGGTTTGTGGCGGTCGCCCGATCCGTGCAGCCGGAGACCATCTACGCCTTTGACGTGACCGATTAACTCGGGGCCGTGGTCGAGACGGAAGCCTCGGCCACACATTTTGTTGAGGCGAGATACGATCTGGGGATGGACGAGCATTTTTCTGAAGGGATCGGAATACGGCGGCGACATTTCCAGGAAATAGGGATGCTTGTTGCTGGTTCTGACAACTGTGGTTGCCCGAATATCCGGTCTGCCGGGCAGGGCGTCGGAGTCCTGGATTTTTAGAATTTCCCGGGTGTAATAATCGATGGCTTCATTTGCTTCTGCGATTTCATCGGGACTGAGTACCTGGGGCACAACGAGATGCCCGGTGAGGTCCCAGAAGTATCTTTCTTTGGCGTCCATTGCGGGTTTCCTCGCGTTTTTACTCTGTCGGTGAGTATCCAGAGTTCGTCAGATCCAGGGGTCTGTAATGAACTTCAAAAATGTTTAAAATTCAAGATAAAAAAGAGGTCAGTGTTGTATCCGTTGTTTTGCCAGGGCGACTGCGCCGAGAAGGACGGAGCGGTTTTTGAGTTTGGCAGGGGCGATTCTAAGGCTTGGACGGTGAACCGGCATGAGGAATCGAAGGGTTTCTCTTCGCAGCGGTTCAAATAGGATGCGCCCTGCGTTTGAGACGCCGCCTCCGATGACGATGACGTCGGGAGCGAATGCGTTTACGGCGATTGCCAGACCCTGTCCGAGGTCGGTGCAGATTTCATCGACGAGTGCTCTGGCATAAGGGTCGCCAGAACGCGCGGTGTCGAACAGGGTTTTGGCTGTGATGGGGTTGTTGTTTGCGATTCGTGTGATTGCGATGCCTTTGCGCGGATGTTTTTGCACTGCTGCTGTTGCTCGCTCGCCGATGGCAGTGCCAGAGCACAGGGCTTCGAGGCAGCCGCGATTGCCGCAGTCGCATTGGGGGCCGTCGCGCAAGATGGGCACATGTCCGAGTTCGCCGGCATATCCGTTGCCACCGCGGTAAAGTTCGCCGTTGATGATGATACCCCCACCAATGCCGGTGCTGACCGTGTAGTAGATGATGTGACGACTGTTTTTGCCCGCGCCAAAAGTAAATTCTCCCAGTGCGCCCACGTTGGCGTCGTTGTCGATTATTGAGGGTAAGCCGAGGTGTTTTTCGACAATTTTCGGCAGTGGGCAATCGTCCCATCCGACGACGTGGGTGGAGTTGACGATGCGCTGTGTGTCGTAGTTGACGGGACCGCCAAATCCAATGCCGCAGGCCAATACGGATGATTGTCCGATCAGTGTTTTGCTTGCTGCGAGTATGCGGTCAATTCTTTTGTCGGCGTGGTCTGCGCGATTTGTTTTGTGCTGGATGTGTTTGATGACGCGGCCAGCGGGCGTGGCGAGAGCCAGGCCAAATTGGGTGCCGCCGATGTCAATGGCGAGGATCACGGTGTGGCTCCAGATGGCAATAGTGTGCGGCGCACGAGCAGGGCAATGATGCCTGAGATGGCAATGGCTGTGACCATGGAGATGGATGAGGCGCTGTAAAACTGACTGAATAGGGTGACAAATAATCCCGCTGTGCTCATTTGTATAAATCCCATGAGCGCGGAGGCGAGTCCGGCTTTTTCCGGGTAGGGTACGATTGCGCCAGCCATTGCCTGGGGGCGCACCATACCGCCGCCTATTGTGAATAAACACATTGGGGCGATGATGGTGATGACCGAAAATACGCCCGCGAGTTTGAGTCCCAATAAAAGTATGCCTGCGCCCGCTGCGATCAGGCTGCCAAGTTGAATGATGCGTGCGCTGCCGAGGCGATTGTTGAGACGGCCAGATAAAAATGCGCCGATCATGAGGCCCACGGCGACCGATCCAAAACAGAAGCCGTAGAGTTGGGGAGAGACGTCCAACTCGGTGATGAGGACAAAAGATGAGTTTGTGATAAAGGCAAACATGCCCCAGAAGAGGATGGCGACCATAAAGGTATATCCGAGGTACTGACGGCTGCTGAGGAGGTCGCGGTAATTGGCTATCATGCGCGTTGGGTTCAGGGCTGTGGGGTCGATCATGTTATTGGTTTCGGGCACTGCCCAGAGGTAGCCGAAGAAGAACAGGGCACCCAGCGCACTGAGTACGACAAAGACGGCTTGCCATCCAAAATAGGCTTGTAAAAATCCACCGATTACAGGTGCGAGTATGGGGGCGAGGGCAATGGCTGTGGCCATGTAGGACATTATTCTGGCGGCGTGGATTTCGCCATATATGTCGCGTACTACAGCGCGGCTTACAGAAGGGCCACTGCCTCCGGCAAATCCCTGTAATACACGGGCTAAGATGAGTGCGCCCACTGTGGGGGCAAACAGGCAACCCAGGCCCGCGAGGGCGTAACAGGCCAGGCCGATGAGCAAGATGGAGCGGCGACCATATCGGTCAGAGAGGGGACCAAAGACGAGTTGCGCCGCGCCCAGTGCCATCAGGAATAGGGTGACAGCGGGCTGGATGTGGGTGGGTTGGGTTTGAAATTCCCGTACCATTGCCGGCATGGAGGGCAAAAACATGTCAATGGACAGAGGGGGCAGGCCAGACAGGCCGGTTAGCAAGATGGGAATGAGGATGCGAGAGGTGGGAGATCGTTGTTCTGCGCTCAAATCATGCCCTTCCGCTAAATCAGGGATATGATGAACCAGATGATGACGATGGCGACAAAGGGCGATATGTCCAGTCCGCCCAGGTCGGGCAATAGACGGCGAATGGGTACGAGAACCGGGTCTGTGATGGCGCATATTATTCTGATGAGTGGATTATATGGGTTGGGATTTATCCATGAGATGAGTGCTCGCGCAATGATGATGTAGCCGTAAATTTTGAGGAGGGTTACTAAGAACATAAGCTGGACCTTTCGCGATTCGGTTAAAAAGAAGATTTGATAAATTATCAATTTGCGCGAGAAATGCAACGGAAAAGACGGGGCTTGTTTTCTTCAGGGAGCAGCGTTTTTTGGGTGTTGCACACGTTGACAAAGTTTGGTATTCTGATGACTACTGAGTCCGGGGACGGCACAGGGCCTGTCCCGTAGTGCCTTTATACGGGAACCGTTCCCTACTCGAACACGATCCTTGTCTATAATGCAGGGGCGGTGCCCCCGTGCCCGCCCGCTGACTACTGAGGACTTTGTAATGCGTTTCGGATATTTCTGTCTTTTGCTCTGTCTTTTGCCAATGCACGCGCTGGCAAGTTCGCCAGCCTATCAAAAGGTCGCCGATGTTTCGCTTGCTGGCTCCCTTTCTCTCCAGCACTATCGCCTCGCCAATGGCCTTCAGGTTGCAATTGTGGAGGACGATACCCGACCCGTTGTGACGTGCCAAATCGTCTATCGCGTGGGGTCTTCTCACGAAGCACCCGGCAGGCAGGGTATGGCGCATCTGGTCGAGCACCTCGCACTGGATCGCTCATTCTTAGAATCGCTCTATCTTTTGGGTGCGCCACACGCCAATGCCAGTACGTCTAAAGATGGTACAAAATACTACGCGACTGTTCCCAAAGCGCAGCTGGATACACTGATTGCCTATTTTGCACGGGGTATGACACGGTTTGATGTTTCGCAGGAAGCATTCGATCTCGAAAAAGAGGTCGTTCTGGCTGAATGGGCGAGAAGTGCAAGTCTTGCGCGTCGGCTT
The genomic region above belongs to Gemmatimonadota bacterium and contains:
- a CDS encoding multidrug effflux MFS transporter produces the protein MSAEQRSPTSRILIPILLTGLSGLPPLSIDMFLPSMPAMVREFQTQPTHIQPAVTLFLMALGAAQLVFGPLSDRYGRRSILLIGLACYALAGLGCLFAPTVGALILARVLQGFAGGSGPSVSRAVVRDIYGEIHAARIMSYMATAIALAPILAPVIGGFLQAYFGWQAVFVVLSALGALFFFGYLWAVPETNNMIDPTALNPTRMIANYRDLLSSRQYLGYTFMVAILFWGMFAFITNSSFVLITELDVSPQLYGFCFGSVAVGLMIGAFLSGRLNNRLGSARIIQLGSLIAAGAGILLLGLKLAGVFSVITIIAPMCLFTIGGGMVRPQAMAGAIVPYPEKAGLASALMGFIQMSTAGLFVTLFSQFYSASSISMVTAIAISGIIALLVRRTLLPSGATP
- a CDS encoding YggT family protein is translated as MFLVTLLKIYGYIIIARALISWINPNPYNPLIRIICAITDPVLVPIRRLLPDLGGLDISPFVAIVIIWFIISLI